In Macadamia integrifolia cultivar HAES 741 unplaced genomic scaffold, SCU_Mint_v3 scaffold2376, whole genome shotgun sequence, a single genomic region encodes these proteins:
- the LOC122066404 gene encoding fasciclin-like arabinogalactan protein 14 → MDPKCSIFSLLFLSSFLLFSHANAFNISKMLDQFPNFKNFNSLLHQAHLVREINSRQTITVLAVDDGAISGIMGKPADVLKRIMSLHVVLDYYDPKKLHKLSKKTALLTTLFQSSGQAIGRLGFLNVTIQPDGHIAFGSAIRGASIDSMFIQSVASQPYNISVLQIGAPIDPPSIETLVLPNKTAIAPSHAPAHAPKGAKSKGPSKAPISSPVEAPAPSDASADEPSADTPTSDSPADAPADSPADAPGPSDAPAGSPPAPVADVPTVDAPAPTKSGAEGSSVGSFVAFIVVGVASWFVM, encoded by the coding sequence ATGGATCCCAAATGCTCCATCTTCTCtttactcttcctttcttccttccttctcttctcccatGCAAATGCCTTCAACATCTCAAAGATGCTTGACCAATTCCCAAATTTCAAAAACTTCAACAGTCTTCTACATCAAGCCCATCTTGTGAGAGAGATTAACAGTCGCCAAACCATCACTGTTCTTGCCGTTGATGATGGTGCAATCTCAGGAATAATGGGTAAACCGGCTGATGTGTTGAAGAGGATCATGAGCCTTCATGTTGTTCTTGACTACTATGATCCTAAGAAGCTTCACAAGCTTTCAAAGAAGACAGCCCTTCTCACCACCTTATTCCAATCCTCAGGTCAAGCCATTGGTAGGCTTGGATTCTTGAATGTTACTATCCAGCCAGACGGCCACATCGCTTTCGGCTCCGCCATAAGGGGTGCATCTATTGATTCTATGTTTATCCAATCAGTAGCTTCTCAGCCTTACAACATTTCAGTGTTGCAGATCGGAGCACCTATTGATCCTCCCAGTATTGAGACCTTAGTGCTTCCTAATAAAACAGCTATTGCACCTTCCCATGCTCCTGCCCATGCACCGAAGGGAGCAAAGTCGAAAGGCCCATCTAAGGCCCCGATTTCATCCCCTGTAGAGGCTCCTGCACCATCTGATGCTTCAGCTGATGAACCATCTGCTGATACTCCCACCAGTGATTCTCCTGCTGATGCTCCAGCTGATTCTCCGGCTGATGCACCAGGACCCAGTGATGCTCCGGCGGGGTCTCCACCGGCACCAGTCGCCGACGTGCCGACTGTTGATGCTCCGGCTCCGACCAAATCTGGAGCTGAAGGAAGTAGTGTTGGGTCTTTTGTGGCTTTCATTGTGGTAGGTGTCGCCTCTTGGTTTGTTATGTGa
- the LOC122066407 gene encoding uncharacterized protein LOC122066407, giving the protein MAVYWWPSSMVSLLEKWMRNFIWTGDVDTLKAIIVKWDKVYKPKEEGGLGIRRLRDVNLALLAKQSWNIKHGSSRMSDFLKARHLGVDKWLGDLSIKEQLNPEESFFSDFNLKVAVVISNFSFPLVSSLFMQNVFTTAESINLPQCEVEDRCMWSCTSSGVFSSASAWNEIRRRNPKVHWYSLIWKAHLQPRQALFGWRVVNGKLPTDDLIKLKGVFLPSQCSLSQSAKESIFHIFLQCSFSMEIWKNFLKCFGVSWNSHASVLDLAIWWKRKQRGLAAKEPWLAGFVLILDNIWKERNDKRYEQRMRSPSLVFKLVKSDLQEVDINLSRLAI; this is encoded by the exons ATGGCAGTTTACTGGTGGCCCTCTTCCATGGTTTCTCTGCTAGAgaaatggatgaggaattttatttggactggTGATGTGGATACTTTAAAGGCAATCATAGTCAAATGGGACAAAGTCTATAAACCAAAAGAGGAAGGCGGTCTAGGCATTAGACGTCTGCGTGATGTTAATTTGGCCCTTCTTGCTAAGCAATCATGGAACATTAAGCATGGATCATCCAGAATGAGTGATTTTCTTAAAGCTCGTCATCTTGGAGTAG ACAAATGGCTTGGTGATTTGTCTATTAAGGAGCAGTTGAACCCTGAGGAAagttttttttctgattttaatCTCAAAGTGGCTGTTGTCATATCAAACTTCAGTTTTCCTCTTGTCTCATCTTTATTCATGCAAAATGTCTTCACAACTGCAGAGAGTATTAATCTCCCTCAATGTGAGGTGGAAGATAGATGTATGTGGAGTTGCACGTCTTCTGGTGTGTTCTCTTCAGCCTCTGCTTGGAATGAAATTCGTCGCCGTAATCCAAAAGTTCATTGgtactctttaatttggaaaGCTCATCTTCAGCCACGGCAAGCTCTGTTTGGGTGGCGTGTGGTGAATGGAAAACTCCCTACAGATGATTTAATCAAGTTAAAGGGAGTTTTTCTTCCTTCCCAGTGCTCCTTATCCCAATCTGCTAAGGAaagtatttttcatattttccttcaatgtAGTTTCAGTATGGAAATATGGAAGAATTTTTTGAAGTGTTTTGGTGTGTCTTGGAACTCCCATGCTTCTGTTCTTGATCTTGCTatttggtggaaaagaaagcaAAGAGGTTTGGCTGCTAAAGAGCCTTGGCTGGCTGGTTTTGTCTTAATTTTAGACAACATTTGGAAAGAGAGGAATGACAAGCGCTATGAACAAAGAATGAGATCTCCTTCTCTGGTCTTTAAATTAGTAAAAAGTGACCTCCAAGAGGTAGATATAAATTTGTCAAGGTTAGcgatttag